One Rouxiella sp. S1S-2 genomic window, TCGAAAAACACCCTATACGTCGCCGGTACGGCAAAAGGCTTGGCTGCCGGTGCCGCATTTGCTGCCGTCACACCAGAAATGAAAGAGTACCTGATGGCGTACGCCAAGCCGCTGGATTACACCCATCCTTCAACGCCGTTCTGCCTGGGTGTGCTGGATGCCGCACTGGATCTGCTGCCTAAAATTGGCGACGCCAGACGCGCCGACGTTTACCGCCTTACCTGTTCTTTGGTTAAGGGCCTGCGTGGTTTGGGTTTCCACGTGATGACGCAAACCTTGTTTCCGATTATTTCTGTGTGGGCCGGAAATACCCTCCAACTAATAAACGCGTCAAAATATCTTTATCAAAACGGCATTTTCCTGACCGCCTGCCCGTACCCGACGATGCCCAAAGGCAAAGAAGCGCTGCGCATAACCGTAACGGCCTTAAACACCCAGCAGCAAATTGACCACCTGTTAACTCTATTTACCGATATTAAGCAGCAGTGGCTACGTACGGGTGCCGCCCTAATGCCGGAGGGTATATCACATGCTGGTATGTGATGAGATCGCCGAAGACAACGTGGCGAAATTTTATGGCCAAAACAACGGCTGGCGCATGTTCGATGGCCGGATTTTAACCGCGGAAGTGGCGGCTTTTCTAGTAGAAGAAAGCCGCTGTATCGCCAACTATCTCGAGAATTCGGCAAACACGCTTAATCAGTTTGTCGAGATTGGCTGCGGTTATGGTCGTTATCTTCACGTGGCGCTGAAACACAAGGTGAGCTATCGCGGAGTGGAGCTGGTTCAATGGCTGGCCGAACTGGGTAAAGCTCGAATCAACGCCTGCCCGTTGCCTAAAAACTGCAGCGCGCAAATAGAACATCTTTCTGCCGAGCATCTTCACTGCCTTTTTCCTAACCCCACTCAGTCCATTGCCGCCAAAAGTTGCGTGTTTTTTCCGTTTAATTGCTTTGGCAATTTGAGTTCTCCGCTACGCGTGCTGGGGGAACTCAAAGGGCGAAATTCTGAAGTGATTATCTCCGGATTTTCCTGTAGCGATAAGGCAACTCAGGCCAGGATTGCCTACTATGCGCGGTGTGGCTGCACAGGGTTAAGCAGTCGACTCAGAGATACTGGCGTAGAAATCTCGTCTGACGAATCCCTGCAGTCCCTCGCTTACCAGCCAGAAAAGCTGGAGATGCTGTTGAACGAGTTTGGTTTCAGGTTAACGAAACGTATTTCTCATTCGTTGATTGGCGAAATATTTTTCTTCTCACCCTTTAAACTAAACCCTGCATTGCCGCTGCCCATGTTGTCTGCTTATCAAGAGCAATTTTTGCTTCAGGGTTTTGTCGAGGAGGGAAAAAGTCATGCCCTGATGGGGCATATCCAGTCCAACGCTTGGGGAGTGGGAAAAGATGCTGAAGTACTTTCTGTGAAGGTCAATGATATGGGGTGGAAGGAGGGCAGTCTAGCTTGGCTAACGTCGTCCACCTCTGATGATAAATCACTGTCAAAGATTGCCACGGGGACTATTTCCCGGGTAGTCGCTTCCAGCCTAACGCCGGGGATCGTCAGTCTTCTGATTAACACTCATTAAGGGATGAAATAGATGCAGTTATTGAACGCAGTGACCTTGCCCGAAATGATGGCCGGTCGATTACGCGAGTTTTCCAACAATATTGCTATTGAATTCGGTGAGGAAAAATTTACTTATCAAGATATTGAACGGCTAAGTCAGTATTTTTTCCATTATTACCAATCTTGCGGGCTGATAAAGGGCGACCATATTGGTATTCTTTCCGATGTCACTCCTTTGGCTATTAGTGCAATGCTTGGGGCGCTTTCAGCAGGATTGATTTATATTCCCATCAATATCTATGCTCCCTCGGTGTGGGTCAGTAATTTAGTTATTTCCGCGGAGTTGAAACATGTTTTAGTGCAAAAAAGATATATTTCCGCACTTCGACAACTCACGGAATCTCAACCGATCACCGTATTGGATGATATCAATTTCGCCGAAGAGCAGAAAGCAACAACGCTAAAGGCTGAAAGAAACATCAGCGATAACGTGGCATATATTCTTTATACCTCCGGCTCTACCGGCACCCCAAAGGGTATTATGATCACCCATCGTAATGCCTGTTCCTTTATCTGCTGGATGAAAAAGGAATTTAACATCAATCCCCACGATCGGATTTTCAGTCGTGCACCGCTGCAGTTTGACCTTTCGGTATTCGACATATTTACCACCTTACTGAGTGGAGCATGCCTGGTTGTGGTGCCGGAAGGGTTTGAAAACACACCTAAAAATATCGTCAACTATATGCGCGATAAGGCTATTACCGTGGTGTACACGGTACCCTCTGCCTACATTCGCTGGCTAAACAAAGGAGATTTGGCACGCGGAATACCGAGTCTGCGAACGCTACTTTATGCGGGCGAGCCGTTTTCTCCCTCTTGGCTTAGGCGGGTGATGGACTGCCTGCCTGCGACCCAGGTGGCAAATATTTACGGCCCCACCGAAACCAATATTGTCACCTATCAATATGTGACTACACCTATTGAAGATACCGAAAGCATACCAATTGGTTTTCCCGTTGATGACGCAGAAATCTATATCGTTGACGAGGCGATGAAAAAACTTCCCAAAGGTGACATGGGGGAGATTTTGGTGCGTGGAAGCACCGTTTTTGCCGGTTACTTCAAGTCACCGCATCTTACTAAAGAGAAGCTTATTCAAAGTCCGTTTCACGATTATCCTACGTTGATCTTTCGCACAGGCGACTATGGCTACATCAATCATAAAAGGGAAATCGTTTACAAAGGCAGAATCGACAATATGGTTAAAACACGTGGCTATCGAGTCGAAATAGGCGATGTGGAAAATGCTTTTGCTACCGTACAGGCGGTGGGAGAGGTTGCCATCATACCGCTACCGCATGATAAATATGGCACCACTCTTCACGCCGTCCTCAGTTTAGCGATTACTGGCGATGCACTGCCTTCCATTAAGGAAAGGGTCGCCTGCATGTTACCCGACTATATGCTGCCCTATGATTTTACGGTAATGGATGAATTACCTAAAACGTCGACAGGAAAAATCGATCGCGTCAGCTTAAAAGAACTCTGTCAGCGCCGGCTGGATGACTTAAAACTGTCATCCGTCGGTCATGATGCGCCTCAGGAGCAGTAATAATGGAAAGTCTGGTAACGGTAATCGAAACGGAGAGGTTACTCCTTAGCGCTTACAGCAATGAGGAGTTTCCGAATTGTATCAGGACGCACAAGCTACTTGCCACGTTCCACCCGGTGTGTCTAGGGGGGAGGGCGGGTAATAACGGTTAATAGGTAACCACATTGTCCGTATTTTGCGCGCTGTCACAAAACTGTCATATAAACTACATTTTACTGTCACTAAATTGTCCTATTTTCCTCCTGTGCCAAACACTTTACTAAGCTTCGACTTGAGTCGAATCAAATAAAAACCACCAGGAGTGGAACATGAAACTGATGCGTACCACCGTCGCCGGTATTGTGGCAGCGACTTTCTCTTTAACAGCAATGTCCGCCTTCTCAGCAACTAATCTGACCGGTGCAGGCGGTACTTTCCCAGCTCCAGTTTATGCTAAATGGGCTGATTCTTATCAAAAAGCGACGGGCGTTCAGGTTAACTACCAGGGCATCGGTTCTTCCGGCGGTATCAAGCAGATCATCGCTAAAACGGTTGATTTCGGTGCATCAGATGCGCCAATGAGCGATGCAGACCTCGAGAAAAATGGTTTGTTCCAGTTTCCAACCGTCATCGGTGGCGTTGTTCTGGCCGTTAACATCCCTGGTATTAAATCAGGCCAGTTGACGCTGGACGGCAAAGCGCTGGGTGATATCTACCTGGGCAAAATCAAAAAGTGGAACGACGCAGAAATCACCAAGCTGAACCCAGGCCTGAAACTGCCTGACACCAACATCGCCGTGGTTCGCCGTGCTGATGGTTCAGGTACCTCTTTCGTGTTCACCAGCTACCTGTCTAAAGCTAACGCCGACTGGAAAAAAGACATCGGCGTAGGCACGACCGTTAACTGGCCAACCGGTCTGGGCGGCAAAGGTAACGACGGCGTGGCCGCATTCGTTCAACGTCTGCCGGGTTCAATCGGTTACGTTGAGTATGCGTATGCCAAGCAAAACAACCTGACCTACACCAAACTGGTTGATGCCAGCGGTAAAGCCATTTCCCCATCCGAAGCCTCGTTCAGCGCCGCGGCGAAAGGCGCTGACTGGAGCAAGACCTTTGCTCAGGACCTGACTTTCCAGCAGGGCGATAACGCGTGGCCAATCTCTTCCACCACCTTTATTCTGGTCTATAAACAACAGCAGGATGCCGCCAAGGGCGCTGAAGTGCTGAAGTTCTTCGACTGGGCTTATAAAAACGGTGACAAGCTGACCACGGGTCTGGATTACGCCTCTCTGCCACAGTCTGTTGTTGCTCAAATTCAGGCTGCATGGAAATCCAACGTAAAAGACAGCAGCGGCAAGGCACTTTACTAGTAGCAGGCCCCCGGTCTGATATAAAGTACGAGTCTTCTGTCTCATTCTCTCCCGATAACCCCTTGTCGGGAGAGAAATAAATCTGAAAAAGAAGAGAGTGTTATGGCTGAAAAAACGCCGTCCTTCAAAGCACCAAGCAAAAACGGTGACATTATCTTCGGCGCGCTGGTTAAACTGGCTGCGCTGATTACGCTATTGTTGCTCGGCGGGATCATCATCTCGCTGTTTATTTCTTCCCTGCCTAGCATGGAGAAGTTTGGTTTTTCTTTCCTGTGGAATAAAACCTGGGACGTTCCCAACGAGCAATTTGGTGCACTGGTTCCCATCTACGGAACGGTCGTGACATCCATCATTGCGCTGTTGATTGCCGTCCCGGTCAGCTTTGGTATCTCTCTGTTTCTAACCGAACTGGCGCCGAACTGGCTTAAACGTCCTTTGGGTATCGCTATAGAACTGTTGGCGGCTATCCCCAGTATTGTTTACGGCATGTGGGGCCTGTTCGTCTTTGCACCGCTGTTTGCTACCTACTTCCAGCAGCCGGTGGGTGACGTTCTCTCCGGCGTACCGATTATTGGCGCGCTGTTTGCCGGTCCGGGCTTCGGCATCGGTATTCTGGCGGCGGGCGTTATTCTGGCCATCATGATCATTCCTTACATCGCTTCGGTCATGCGCGACGTGTTCGAGCAAACGCCGGTGATGATGAAAGAGTCGGCCTACGGCATTGGCTGTACCACCTGGGAAGTCATTTGGCGCATCGTTTTACCGTTTACTAAGAACGGCGTTATCGGCGGCATCATGCTGGGACTGGGACGCGCGCTTGGCGAAACGATGGCGGTGACCTTTATTATCGGTAACACCTACCAGCTCGACAGCGCATCGCTTTACATGCCGGGAAACAGTATTACCTCGGCGCTGGCTAACGAATTTGCCGAAGCCGCTTCGGGTCTACATACGTCAGCCCTGATGGAGCTTGGCCTGATCCTGTTCGTGATCACCTTTATCGTGCTGGCGCTGTCAAAACTGATGATCCTGCGTCTTGCCAAGAATGAGGGGCGTTAAGATGGCAACTCTTGAAATGCAAAGCAACGACGCACTGCTCGCATCACGCCGCAAACGTCAGGCGTGGCGCAGGCAGAAAAATCGCCTCGCGCTGCTCCTGTCAATGGCGACCATGGTGTTTGGCCTGTTCTGGCTGGTCTGGATCCTGTTTACTACGGTCACTAAAGGCATCGACGGCATGTCTCTGGCGCTGTTTACCCAGAACACGCCACCGCCTAATACCGACGGCGGCGGATTAGCCAACGCCATCGCAGGCAGCGGCCTGATGATTTTGTGGGCCACGGTCGTGGGCACGCCGTTGGGGATTATGGCGGGCGTCTATCTCGCCGAATACGGCCGTAAATCCTGGCTGGCTGAAGTGATTCGTTTTATTAACGATATCCTTCTCTCGGCGCCCTCTATCGTGGTTGGCCTCT contains:
- the pstC gene encoding phosphate ABC transporter permease PstC, which translates into the protein MAEKTPSFKAPSKNGDIIFGALVKLAALITLLLLGGIIISLFISSLPSMEKFGFSFLWNKTWDVPNEQFGALVPIYGTVVTSIIALLIAVPVSFGISLFLTELAPNWLKRPLGIAIELLAAIPSIVYGMWGLFVFAPLFATYFQQPVGDVLSGVPIIGALFAGPGFGIGILAAGVILAIMIIPYIASVMRDVFEQTPVMMKESAYGIGCTTWEVIWRIVLPFTKNGVIGGIMLGLGRALGETMAVTFIIGNTYQLDSASLYMPGNSITSALANEFAEAASGLHTSALMELGLILFVITFIVLALSKLMILRLAKNEGR
- a CDS encoding amino acid adenylation domain-containing protein, which produces MQLLNAVTLPEMMAGRLREFSNNIAIEFGEEKFTYQDIERLSQYFFHYYQSCGLIKGDHIGILSDVTPLAISAMLGALSAGLIYIPINIYAPSVWVSNLVISAELKHVLVQKRYISALRQLTESQPITVLDDINFAEEQKATTLKAERNISDNVAYILYTSGSTGTPKGIMITHRNACSFICWMKKEFNINPHDRIFSRAPLQFDLSVFDIFTTLLSGACLVVVPEGFENTPKNIVNYMRDKAITVVYTVPSAYIRWLNKGDLARGIPSLRTLLYAGEPFSPSWLRRVMDCLPATQVANIYGPTETNIVTYQYVTTPIEDTESIPIGFPVDDAEIYIVDEAMKKLPKGDMGEILVRGSTVFAGYFKSPHLTKEKLIQSPFHDYPTLIFRTGDYGYINHKREIVYKGRIDNMVKTRGYRVEIGDVENAFATVQAVGEVAIIPLPHDKYGTTLHAVLSLAITGDALPSIKERVACMLPDYMLPYDFTVMDELPKTSTGKIDRVSLKELCQRRLDDLKLSSVGHDAPQEQ
- the pstS gene encoding phosphate ABC transporter substrate-binding protein PstS, giving the protein MKLMRTTVAGIVAATFSLTAMSAFSATNLTGAGGTFPAPVYAKWADSYQKATGVQVNYQGIGSSGGIKQIIAKTVDFGASDAPMSDADLEKNGLFQFPTVIGGVVLAVNIPGIKSGQLTLDGKALGDIYLGKIKKWNDAEITKLNPGLKLPDTNIAVVRRADGSGTSFVFTSYLSKANADWKKDIGVGTTVNWPTGLGGKGNDGVAAFVQRLPGSIGYVEYAYAKQNNLTYTKLVDASGKAISPSEASFSAAAKGADWSKTFAQDLTFQQGDNAWPISSTTFILVYKQQQDAAKGAEVLKFFDWAYKNGDKLTTGLDYASLPQSVVAQIQAAWKSNVKDSSGKALY